Proteins from one Methanococcus maripaludis C5 genomic window:
- a CDS encoding pyruvoyl-dependent arginine decarboxylase: protein MMKTSAIHSPFEAPNTISLVAGTGDSNNPLNAFDMSLLKSGIGNLNLIRISSIMPPKADIIPLPKIPQGSLVPTAYGYQISEIKGETVAAGISVAIPKDKELCGLIMEYECVGGKKECEDTVRNMAKEGFEMRGWEIDEIISIASEHTVENIGCAFAAAALWYK from the coding sequence ATGATGAAAACAAGCGCAATACATTCTCCATTTGAAGCTCCAAACACGATTTCCCTTGTTGCAGGAACTGGAGATTCAAACAACCCCCTTAATGCTTTCGACATGTCACTGTTAAAATCAGGTATCGGAAACTTAAACTTGATCAGGATCAGCAGTATCATGCCACCAAAAGCAGACATTATTCCACTCCCAAAAATCCCGCAAGGTTCACTCGTTCCTACAGCATACGGTTACCAAATAAGCGAAATAAAAGGTGAAACCGTTGCAGCAGGTATCAGCGTTGCGATTCCAAAAGATAAAGAATTATGCGGTCTTATCATGGAATACGAATGCGTTGGCGGTAAAAAAGAGTGTGAAGACACAGTTAGAAACATGGCTAAAGAAGGTTTCGAAATGAGGGGCTGGGAAATCGACGAAATCATTTCAATCGCTTCAGAACATACCGTTGAAAACATCGGATGTGCATTTGCAGCTGCGGCCCTCTGGTACAAATAA
- the speB gene encoding agmatinase, with protein sequence MYFEDYSKFIAAYDNFNDADFVIFGIPFDATTSYKPGARFGPDEVRNASWGLETFSPILKRDLIDVKICDKYNLLMEGYQSEIINRAYNASKDILEAKKIPVMIGGEHSVTYPVVKAVKSVYNDFAVIHFDAHCDLREEYMGNEQSHASVMRRSYDLTKDIFQFGIRSGDQDEWEFGWANTNISMEMPTKDDIKKIKELEKPVYLTIDIDVLDPAFVPGTGTPEPCGFTPKELMNSLYLLEEIKEKIIGFDVVEVSPHYDIGKITSVTAAKIIRELILTINK encoded by the coding sequence ATGTATTTTGAAGATTACTCCAAGTTTATTGCCGCTTATGATAATTTTAACGATGCTGATTTTGTTATTTTTGGAATCCCATTTGATGCTACAACCTCATACAAACCTGGGGCACGATTTGGACCGGATGAAGTTAGAAACGCTTCGTGGGGACTTGAAACATTTAGCCCGATTTTAAAGAGAGATTTAATCGATGTAAAAATTTGCGACAAGTACAATCTTTTAATGGAAGGATACCAGTCTGAAATCATAAACCGGGCATACAATGCTTCAAAAGATATTTTAGAAGCTAAAAAAATTCCTGTAATGATTGGTGGAGAACATTCTGTAACTTACCCTGTTGTAAAAGCTGTAAAATCAGTTTACAATGACTTTGCAGTAATTCATTTTGATGCACACTGTGATTTAAGAGAAGAATATATGGGAAACGAACAATCCCATGCAAGTGTGATGAGAAGAAGTTACGATTTAACGAAAGATATCTTCCAATTTGGAATTAGAAGTGGCGACCAAGACGAATGGGAATTTGGATGGGCGAACACCAATATTTCAATGGAAATGCCTACAAAAGACGATATCAAAAAGATTAAAGAACTTGAAAAACCGGTTTACTTGACAATTGACATTGATGTACTCGATCCTGCATTTGTACCAGGAACTGGAACCCCTGAGCCTTGCGGGTTTACTCCAAAAGAACTTATGAATTCACTTTACCTTTTGGAAGAAATTAAAGAAAAGATTATTGGTTTCGACGTGGTTGAAGTTTCACCTCATTACGACATCGGCAAGATTACATCTGTTACAGCGGCAAAAATCATTCGTGAATTGATACTCACCATAAACAAATAA
- a CDS encoding IGHMBP2 family helicase produces MTLKQIYVNKFKGLVRKERDHEINFHKEEIKKLGIKRENVGRAILNLNGKVLRELFGEYVVRYGRREKFKKTDISVGDVVLISKGNPLHSDLLGTVIEIGSNHVDVSMEVVPKWALNDIRIDLYVNDVTFKRMLNALDKFNSTDNRLIDIILGLDGPKKSKKTEIRFLDYSLNEYQQETVLEALGARDLYLIHGPPGTGKTRTISEVILQEVLRKNKVIATADSNIAVDNILSNISKYESFKIVRIGHPSRISKKLMKYSLQNKITEHPNYSTLKKMKMDLQKNYDLRKSFKRPDPKWRRGMTDDDIIIFSKLNKDIRGVPKETIKKMADWVICSENIAKLKENIQKFEKKIIDDIVSASDVVVATNSMAGSDILEDYKFDVCAIDEGSQSMEPSSLIPIVISRKLIIAGDHKQLPPTVLSDELELKKTLFERMINENPDFSKILQVQYRMNEKIMAFSNEMFYENKLIAHESVKSHNLLEIVENISNEDKYIINEKSLQFINVDGEEKQDSFKSSYNVEEAEKVLEIVSKLQKYEIPVSVITPYDAQVKYISKMLNTDKIDVKSVDGFQGRENEVIVISFVRTDKMGFLKDLRRLNVAVTRARRKLIVVGSKNLLIKDDAYSKFLNCFNDNR; encoded by the coding sequence ATGACTTTGAAGCAGATATACGTCAATAAATTTAAAGGGCTTGTTAGAAAAGAGCGCGACCACGAAATAAATTTTCACAAAGAAGAGATTAAAAAATTAGGAATAAAACGTGAAAATGTTGGAAGAGCCATTTTAAACTTAAACGGAAAAGTTCTTCGGGAATTATTTGGAGAATACGTTGTAAGATATGGAAGACGTGAAAAATTTAAGAAAACCGATATTTCTGTTGGAGATGTCGTTTTAATAAGTAAAGGAAATCCCCTGCATAGCGATCTATTGGGAACTGTAATTGAAATTGGATCAAACCACGTGGACGTTTCAATGGAAGTCGTTCCAAAATGGGCTTTAAACGACATAAGAATCGACCTCTACGTAAATGACGTTACATTTAAAAGAATGCTAAATGCACTCGATAAATTTAACAGTACTGATAATCGGCTTATCGATATTATTTTGGGATTAGATGGGCCAAAAAAATCTAAAAAAACAGAAATTCGCTTTTTAGATTACAGTTTAAATGAATACCAACAAGAAACTGTTTTAGAAGCACTTGGTGCAAGAGATTTATATTTGATACACGGGCCTCCGGGAACTGGAAAAACGAGAACCATTTCGGAAGTAATTTTACAGGAAGTTTTGAGAAAAAACAAAGTCATTGCAACTGCTGATTCAAACATTGCAGTTGATAATATTTTATCAAACATTTCAAAGTATGAATCTTTTAAAATCGTTAGAATCGGGCACCCTTCAAGAATTTCTAAAAAATTGATGAAATATTCCCTTCAAAATAAAATTACAGAACATCCAAACTACAGTACCTTAAAAAAGATGAAAATGGATCTTCAAAAAAATTATGATTTGAGGAAAAGTTTCAAAAGACCTGACCCAAAATGGAGACGGGGTATGACTGACGATGATATCATTATTTTTTCAAAATTGAATAAGGATATAAGGGGCGTTCCAAAAGAAACCATCAAAAAAATGGCTGACTGGGTAATTTGCAGTGAAAATATCGCTAAATTAAAAGAAAATATCCAAAAATTTGAAAAAAAGATAATTGACGATATCGTATCAGCTAGCGATGTTGTTGTTGCGACAAATTCCATGGCTGGAAGTGATATTTTAGAAGATTACAAATTTGATGTTTGTGCAATTGATGAAGGAAGTCAGTCGATGGAACCTTCTTCATTAATCCCAATTGTAATATCAAGAAAATTGATTATTGCAGGAGATCACAAACAGCTCCCGCCAACAGTACTCAGTGATGAACTAGAACTTAAAAAAACACTTTTTGAAAGAATGATTAATGAAAATCCAGATTTTTCAAAGATCCTTCAAGTACAGTACAGGATGAATGAAAAAATCATGGCATTTTCAAATGAAATGTTTTATGAAAATAAGCTTATTGCTCACGAATCTGTAAAATCGCACAATTTACTTGAGATTGTAGAAAATATTTCAAACGAAGATAAATACATTATAAATGAAAAATCGCTTCAATTTATAAATGTTGATGGAGAAGAAAAGCAGGATTCATTTAAATCATCATACAACGTTGAAGAAGCCGAAAAGGTATTAGAAATTGTCTCAAAACTTCAAAAATATGAAATTCCGGTAAGTGTGATAACCCCTTATGATGCACAGGTAAAATATATCTCCAAAATGCTAAATACGGATAAAATAGATGTTAAATCCGTTGACGGGTTTCAGGGCCGAGAAAATGAGGTTATAGTAATTTCATTCGTTCGAACTGATAAAATGGGATTTTTAAAAGACCTTAGAAGATTAAACGTCGCAGTTACTAGGGCGAGAAGAAAGTTGATAGTTGTCGGTTCCAAAAATTTATTGATAAAGGACGATGCATACTCAAAATTTTTAAATTGTTTCAATGATAACCGATAA
- a CDS encoding EamA family transporter, translating into MDGVFIGLIVAVLYGVGTFFAKVVSNEDPYLQWIIVNIVGIFLCVILFGGKCRNLLDYPNKILIYGVIAAILVIIGTLALYYGLNKGKASIVVPLSSIGPAITTILAVIFLKEHLTYPQIAGIAMILSGVIVLSINS; encoded by the coding sequence ATGGACGGAGTATTTATTGGACTGATCGTTGCAGTTTTATATGGGGTAGGTACTTTTTTTGCAAAAGTTGTTTCAAATGAGGATCCGTATCTTCAGTGGATCATCGTAAATATCGTTGGAATTTTTTTATGTGTTATCTTATTTGGCGGAAAATGCAGGAATTTACTCGATTATCCAAATAAAATTTTAATTTATGGAGTAATTGCCGCAATTCTTGTGATAATTGGAACACTTGCACTCTATTATGGGTTGAACAAGGGAAAAGCAAGTATTGTAGTGCCTTTATCTTCAATTGGCCCTGCAATAACCACGATTTTGGCAGTAATTTTTTTAAAAGAGCATTTAACCTATCCCCAAATAGCGGGGATCGCAATGATCTTAAGTGGGGTAATTGTACTTTCAATTAACAGTTAA
- the speE gene encoding polyamine aminopropyltransferase → MKFDAWYTEPQTENLSLSTKLKDILYVGQSEYQEIQVLDTYEFGRVLILENTYQTSERDEFIYHELISHPALFTHGNPKRVLVIGGGDGGTVREVLKHKSVEKIDFVELDGQVVEVAKKFLPTLSCEIDNEKVNTIITDGIKYVAETTEKYDVILVDCPDPVGPAAGLFEKEFYNNLFKCLNEDGIMVQQTESPLLHEKLINKIKGHLKDAGFSTIRPLVCSIPTYPSGFWSFTLASKKNDPLNSDISEIENKLNDMATKYYDQDVHKGVFLATPRYLKD, encoded by the coding sequence ATGAAATTTGATGCATGGTATACAGAACCACAAACTGAAAATTTAAGCCTTTCAACTAAATTAAAAGATATCCTTTACGTTGGACAGTCCGAATACCAAGAAATTCAGGTTCTTGACACTTACGAATTTGGAAGGGTCTTGATCTTAGAAAACACGTACCAAACTAGTGAAAGAGATGAATTCATATACCACGAATTGATTTCACACCCTGCACTTTTTACTCACGGAAACCCTAAAAGAGTTCTTGTTATCGGCGGTGGAGATGGCGGAACCGTTAGGGAAGTTTTGAAACATAAAAGTGTTGAAAAAATAGACTTCGTTGAACTCGATGGACAGGTTGTGGAGGTTGCTAAAAAATTCCTTCCAACATTAAGCTGCGAAATAGACAACGAAAAAGTAAACACGATCATCACGGATGGAATAAAATACGTTGCAGAAACTACTGAAAAATACGATGTAATCCTTGTAGACTGCCCTGACCCAGTAGGCCCTGCTGCAGGATTATTTGAAAAAGAGTTTTACAACAACCTCTTCAAATGCTTAAATGAAGACGGAATCATGGTACAGCAGACTGAAAGCCCGCTTTTACATGAAAAATTGATAAATAAAATCAAAGGACACTTAAAAGATGCTGGCTTTTCAACGATCAGACCACTCGTCTGCAGCATTCCAACATACCCGAGCGGATTCTGGAGCTTTACTTTGGCTTCAAAGAAAAACGACCCATTAAATTCAGATATTTCAGAAATTGAAAACAAATTAAACGACATGGCTACAAAATACTACGACCAGGACGTTCACAAAGGAGTATTTTTAGCTACACCTAGATACTTAAAAGATTAA
- the speD gene encoding adenosylmethionine decarboxylase yields the protein MKQLGKHIILELWGCENQALDDQPGIEKMLVDAVKACGATLICVKTHKFSPQGVTGVAVLSESHISIHTWPELRYAAMDVFTCGEHVTPHDTIPEIQKFLKPEKIDVMDIKRGIIEVDEVKE from the coding sequence TTGAAACAGTTAGGAAAACACATCATCCTCGAACTTTGGGGATGCGAGAATCAAGCCCTGGATGACCAGCCAGGTATAGAAAAAATGCTTGTTGATGCAGTAAAAGCATGCGGAGCTACATTAATCTGTGTAAAAACACACAAATTCTCACCCCAGGGGGTAACCGGGGTTGCAGTACTATCCGAAAGTCATATAAGTATTCACACATGGCCTGAACTTAGATACGCTGCAATGGATGTATTTACCTGCGGAGAACACGTTACTCCACACGATACCATTCCAGAAATTCAGAAATTCTTAAAACCGGAAAAAATAGACGTTATGGACATAAAAAGAGGAATCATTGAAGTTGATGAGGTGAAAGAATGA